One genomic segment of Stigmatopora argus isolate UIUO_Sarg chromosome 3, RoL_Sarg_1.0, whole genome shotgun sequence includes these proteins:
- the LOC144071134 gene encoding AT-rich interactive domain-containing protein 3B-like, giving the protein MMDYSKGQMSGLSEESSTTRCAQPSPAGLKLEALMEQLQRQQEAKQDLNLQEKHLLQAQLLFAQHAAVAAAARAQSGGRPDLFAKQAGNDHPSGVNIGEEEEEDEGDGEDDDDSEDEEEMAMNVDNQQAQKPRLQQVPSLPFIPYSDPVAGKSSPPAVAVKQEEEEKELASPVGPPAYTSANGFTDWAYDEPLKQRAPIWAEENEAGRGRAEPSRDFAKLYELDNDPQRKEFLDDLFVFMQKRGTPVNRIPIMAKQVLDLFKLYKLVTEKGGLVEVINKKIWREITRGLNLPTSITSAAFTLRTQYMKYLYPFECEKKGLSSPGELQAAIDSNRREGRRPSYTNSLYRYSPSPTSAAHNLLSSPTVQTPTSGHNTSSQSISPNVKKNPDEASTPVIPSRVPMALALGQQQQHHHHHQQQQQQQQQQQQLAQAATLEHLRERLERADGPERKMMRLAEEQQRLMQQAFQQNLLAMASHFNPLKLNNGHESKQDLSLSISTNGAASISVSVEVNGTVYSGTLFAQKSGAPVVSQAVNQAGTSGFSAFSSSHSPSSSSSTSSKGPN; this is encoded by the exons ATGATGGATTACTCCAAGGGGCAAATG TCCGGTTTATCTGAGGAGAGCAGCACCACAAGGTGCGCCCAGCCCAGTCCTGCCGGCTTGAAGCTGGAAGCATTGATGGAGCAACTCCAGAGACAGCAAGAAGCCAAACAAGACTTGAACCTCCAGGAGAAACACCTCCTTCAAGCTCAGCTCCTCTTCGCTCAACACGCcgccgtggcggcggcggcccggGCCCAGTCCGGTGGCCGACCGGATCTGTTCGCCAAGCAAGCTGGCAACGATCACCCGAGCGGCGTTAACATtggggaagaggaggaggaggatgagggcGATGGTGAGGACGATGACGACTCTGAAGATGAGGAGGAGATGGCGATGAATGTGGACAATCAGCAGGCCCAAAAACCCCGACTGCAGCAGGTCCCGAGCCTCCCTTTCATTCCATATTCTGACCCAGTGGCCGGCAAGTCCTCTCCCCCAGCTGTAGCCGTGAAacaggaagaggaggaaaaggAGTTGGCGTCTCCTGTCGGCCCTCCTGCCTACACGTCAGCCAACGGCTTCACTGACTGGGCCTACGACGAACCCCTGAAACAA AGAGCTCCCATCTGGGCCGAGGAGAACGAAGCAGGACGCGGAAGAGCGGAACCGTCCAGGGACTTTGCAAAG CTTTATGAACTAGACAACGACCCCCAGCGCAAGGAATTTCTTGATGATCTGTTTGTCTTCATGCAAAAGCGAG GTACACCTGTCAACCGTATCCCCATTATGGCCAAACAGGTGTTGGACCTGTTTAAGCTGTATAAGCTGGTGACTGAGAAGGGAGGCTTGGTAGAGGTCATCAACAAGAAGATCTGGAGGGAGATCACCAGAGGTCTCAACCTCCCCACGTCCATTACTAGCGCTGCTTTCACACTCCGCACGCA GTACATGAAGTACCTGTACCCCTTTGAGTGCGAAAAGAAGGGTCTGAGTTCTCCAGGAGAGCTGCAGGCGGCCATCGACAGTAACCGCCGAGAAGGTCGTCGTCCCAGCTACACCAACAGCTTGTACCGCTACTCGCCTTCTCCCACTTCTGCTGCGCACAATCTCCTCTCCTCGCCCACCGTGCAGACCCCCACGTCTGGACATAACACATCCAGTCAGTCAATTAGCCCAAATGTCAAGAAAAATCCAG ATGAAGCCTCGACTCCGGTGATCCCCAGCCGGGTCCCCATGGCGCTGGCACTTGGGCAACAAcagcaacatcatcatcatcatcaacaacaacaacaacagcagcagcagcagcagcaattGGCCCAAGCTGCCACTCTGGAGCATCTTCGAGAAAGGCTGGAGCGCGCTGATGGCCCGGAGAGGAAAATGATGCGTCTGGCGGAAGAACAACAGAGGCTCATGCAGCAGGCCTTCCAACAGAACCTTCTGGCCATGGCCTCCCACTTCAACCCTCTGAAGCTCAACAATGGCCATG AGAGCAAACAGGATCTGTCTCTGAGTATTTCCACTAATGGAGCGGCCAGTATCAGCGTGTCTGTGGAAGTCAACGGCACCGTGTACTCAG GAACGCTGTTTGCCCAAAAGTCTGGCGCTCCGGTGGTCTCTCAGGCTGTGAACCAAGCAGGGACAAGTGGTTTCAGTGCCTTTTCCTCCTCTCATAgcccctcctcttcttcctccactTCTTCAAAGGGGCCaaattaa
- the cox5aa gene encoding cytochrome c oxidase subunit 5Aa, with protein sequence MFRAVLRLSFSGVRSLTRTKPACQGLLASRCYSHGKQETDEEFDARWVTYFNKQDIDAWELRKGMNTLIGYDLVPEPKILEAALRACRRLNDLASAVRILEAVKDKAGPHKEIYPYLLQELRPTLDELGISTPEELGIDKV encoded by the exons ATGTTCAGAGCAGTCCTCCGTCTGTCTTTCTCCGGTGTTCGGAGTTTGACCCGCACGAAACCGGCTTGCCAAG GTTTGTTGGCCTCAAGGTGCTATTCACATGGGAAACAGGAGACGGATGAGGAGTTTGACGCACGTTGGGTCACGTACTTCAACAAGCAGGATATCGACGCCTGGGAACTGAGAAAAG GAATGAACACGTTGATTGGTTACGACCTCGTACCTGAGCCAAAGATTCTCGAGGCGGCACTACGAGCTTGTCGGAGGTTAAACGACTTGGCCAGCGCAGTCCGAATTCTGGAAGCCGTCAAG GACAAAGCCGGCCCGCACAAAGAGATCTACCCATACCTTCTTCAAGAACTTCGGCCGACATTAGACGAGCTCGGAATCTCGACACCGGAAGAGCTCGGCATTGATAAAGTATAA
- the LOC144071574 gene encoding ribonuclease P protein subunit p25-like protein, giving the protein MTERALQTVSPSTSHDFGIVRRTDDGGPFPIPGLVADFLHMRVKEGSKIRNLLRFATARMHGEGKDKHGRPPRQVVFTGSDRGLTKTVTCVEILKRKVEGLHQVSKLYYKTVNEVLDGSQDRAPGRTVQRTVPAICILLSKDPLNPQEPGYQPPQSASVPTHSTWICKTSLRPPHCPTPPKKLCTEK; this is encoded by the coding sequence ATGACAGAACGTGCGCTTCAAACGGTGAGTCCGAGTACATCACACGACTTCGGGATAGTGAGACGGACAGACGACGGCGGTCCCTTTCCCATTCCGGGACTTGTCGCAGACTTCCTCCACATGAGGGTGAAAGAAGGAAGCAAGATCCGCAATTTACTACGCTTCGCCACCGCTCGCATGCATGGAGAAGGGAAAGACAAGCACGGGCGGCCACCGAGGCAAGTGGTCTTCACGGGCTCGGACAGAGGTCTCACCAAGACTGTCACCTGCGTGGAGATCCTCAAACGGAAAGTGGAAGGACTCCACCAGGTGTCGAAGCTCTACTACAAGACCGTGAATGAGGTTTTGGATGGATCGCAAGATAGAGCACCAGGAAGAACCGTTCAGAGGACAGTCCCTGCGATCTGTATTCTGCTCTCCAAAGACCCCCTCAATCCTCAGGAGCCTGGATACCAGCCCCCTCAATCAGCCAGCGTTCCCACACACAGCACATGGATATGCAAAACCTCGCTCAGACCGCCTCACTGCCCAACACCCCCCAAGAAACTCTGCACggaaaagtaa
- the LOC144071060 gene encoding protein mono-ADP-ribosyltransferase PARP6-like isoform X2, with translation MESDWHHLSESEEDLDSEEEEITDESCFIEPACHPHLDRDVETIRNLYSYHSVTIREYRSIDQVDVDLNINANILHEEVAKAWRINPEEPIVVRLHFSLSQYLGGPEPTVEVFQPSGREHFNLGKQLQNLLTIFISQEWNHLTNDNVIVRQKRRHSWFRPGGSIKKFRARLSIWLPKTNALQERSRRGRIVLPAIKLNHFASHTTSYNIKNPSGELFTYTPSGKRVMVSGVKSSSQLSTKQLIELLFFSQAIGHCKTTPTLQHGFLAQVMRYAEQRIPTLNEYCVICDERHVFQHGPLLKPAVCSRELCVFSFHAMGTVWGATEEAATGAEVVDLLVTMCRAALQSSRKSIIFEPYPSVVDPTNPKTLAFCPKRKSYERLEKALDAVLLIRKMPQGSYSEIKKQMDAIDPLAIPLLQWILSSNRSHIVKLPANRHLPFMHTPHQFLLISSPPSKEARFQTARKLYGSTFAFHGSHIENWHSILRNGLVNASNTKFQIHGAAYGKGIYLSPVSSISFGYSDMGKGQHQILSKEELLKKHNRMNIIQKDLPGRFLQSRNLNCVALCEVITSKDLKKHGNIWVCPVSDHVCTRFLFVYENGCVGDVHINTQEDEILNQILDVLATKAGRMNTPNGG, from the exons ATG GAATCTGACTGGCATCACCTGAGTGAAAGTGAGGAAGACTTGGATTCAGAGGAAGAGGAAATCACAGAT GAGAGCTGTTTCATCGAGCCGGCCTGCCATCCTCATTTGGACCGAGACGTTGAGACAATCAGGAACCTGTATTCGTATCACTCCGTCACCATTAG GGAGTACCGATCAATCGATCAAGTGGATGTTGATCTGAACATTAACgcaaatattttgcat GAGGAAGTGGCAAAGGCTTGGCGCATAAACCCAGAGGAGCCCATTGTTGTCCGCCTTCACTTCTCTTTATCGCAGTATCTTGGTGGACCTG AACCCACCGTTGAAGTGTTTCAGCCGTCCGGTAGAGAACATTTCAATTTGGGAAAACAACTGCAAAA TCTTTTGACCATCTTCATATCCCAAGAGTGGAACCATCTGACAAATGACAACGTCATTGTGAGACAAAAAAGAAGGCACAGCTGGTTCAGGCCTGGTGGAAGCATAAAAAAATTCCGCGCAAGACTTAGCATATGGCTGCCAAA AACTAACGCACTTCAAGAACGCAGCCGGAGGGGAAGGATTGTTTTGCCCGCCATTAAACTGAATCATTTCGCCAGTCACACAACATCTTACAACATCAAGAACCCGTCTGGAGAACTGTTCACTTACACGCCTAGTGGAAAG AGGGTGATGGTGTCAGGAGTCAAGTCATCATCTCAGCTCAGCACCAAGCAGCTGATAGAGTTACTGTTCTTCTCTCAGGCCATAGGGCACTGTAAGACCACCCCAACTCTGCAACATGGCTTCTTGGCGCAG GTTATGAGATACGCAGAGCAGAGAATACCCACGTTGAACGAGTATTGCGTGATTTGTGACGAGCGCCATGTTTTCCAGCACGGCCCCCTGTTAAAG CCTGCCGTCTGCTCCCGCGAACTGTGTGTCTTTTCCTTTCACGCCATGGGGACCGTGTGGGGGGCCACGGAAGAGGCGGCAACCGGCGCGGAG GTGGTCGACTTGCTGGTGACGATGTGCAGGGCAGCTCTGCAGTCGTCCCGCAAAAGCATCATCTTCGAGCCCTATCCGTCTGTCGTCGATCCCACAAACCCAAAAACGCTGGCCTTTTGTCCCAAG AGAAAGAGCTATGAGAGGCTAGAAAAAGCCTTGGATGCTGTTCTGCTGATTAGGAAGATGCCACAG GGTTCGTATTCTGAAATAAAGAAGCAGATGGATGCGATTGACCCTCTTGCTATTCCTTTGCTGCAATG GATTTTATCCAGCAACAGATCTCATATTGTCAAGCTTCCAGCAAACAGG CATCTGCCATTCATGCACACGCCTCACCAGTTCCTGCTCATCAGCAGCCCTCCATCCAAAGAGGCTCGTTTTCAAACTGCACGCAAACTCTACGGAAGCACCTTTGCGTTCCA TGGTTCCCACATTGAAAACTGGCATTCAATTTTAAGAAACGGACTTGTGAATGCCTCCAACACAAAGTTCCAG atCCACGGAGCTGCATACGGCAAAGGCATCTATTTAAGCCCCGTTTCAAGCATATCATTTGGATATTCTG ACATGGGCAAAGGACAACATCAGATACTCAGCAAAGAAGAACTCCTGAAGAAACACAATCGCATGAACATCATCCAAAAG GATCTCCCTGGCAGGTTTCTTCAAAGCAGAAATCTAAACTGTGTTGCACTTTGCGAGG TCATAACATCGAAGGACCTTAAAAAACACGGCAACATCTGGGTGTGCCCCGTGTCCGACCACGTGTGCACACGTTTCCTCTTTGT GTACGAAAACGGTTGCGTGGGAGACGTCCACATCAACACCCAGGAGGACGAAATCCTGAACCAAATTTTAGATGTCCTTGCAACTAAGGCCGGAAGAATGAATACCCCAAATGGTGGATAA
- the LOC144071060 gene encoding protein mono-ADP-ribosyltransferase PARP6-like isoform X1, whose translation MESDWHHLSESEEDLDSEEEEITDQESCFIEPACHPHLDRDVETIRNLYSYHSVTIREYRSIDQVDVDLNINANILHEEVAKAWRINPEEPIVVRLHFSLSQYLGGPEPTVEVFQPSGREHFNLGKQLQNLLTIFISQEWNHLTNDNVIVRQKRRHSWFRPGGSIKKFRARLSIWLPKTNALQERSRRGRIVLPAIKLNHFASHTTSYNIKNPSGELFTYTPSGKRVMVSGVKSSSQLSTKQLIELLFFSQAIGHCKTTPTLQHGFLAQVMRYAEQRIPTLNEYCVICDERHVFQHGPLLKPAVCSRELCVFSFHAMGTVWGATEEAATGAEVVDLLVTMCRAALQSSRKSIIFEPYPSVVDPTNPKTLAFCPKRKSYERLEKALDAVLLIRKMPQGSYSEIKKQMDAIDPLAIPLLQWILSSNRSHIVKLPANRHLPFMHTPHQFLLISSPPSKEARFQTARKLYGSTFAFHGSHIENWHSILRNGLVNASNTKFQIHGAAYGKGIYLSPVSSISFGYSDMGKGQHQILSKEELLKKHNRMNIIQKDLPGRFLQSRNLNCVALCEVITSKDLKKHGNIWVCPVSDHVCTRFLFVYENGCVGDVHINTQEDEILNQILDVLATKAGRMNTPNGG comes from the exons ATG GAATCTGACTGGCATCACCTGAGTGAAAGTGAGGAAGACTTGGATTCAGAGGAAGAGGAAATCACAGAT CAGGAGAGCTGTTTCATCGAGCCGGCCTGCCATCCTCATTTGGACCGAGACGTTGAGACAATCAGGAACCTGTATTCGTATCACTCCGTCACCATTAG GGAGTACCGATCAATCGATCAAGTGGATGTTGATCTGAACATTAACgcaaatattttgcat GAGGAAGTGGCAAAGGCTTGGCGCATAAACCCAGAGGAGCCCATTGTTGTCCGCCTTCACTTCTCTTTATCGCAGTATCTTGGTGGACCTG AACCCACCGTTGAAGTGTTTCAGCCGTCCGGTAGAGAACATTTCAATTTGGGAAAACAACTGCAAAA TCTTTTGACCATCTTCATATCCCAAGAGTGGAACCATCTGACAAATGACAACGTCATTGTGAGACAAAAAAGAAGGCACAGCTGGTTCAGGCCTGGTGGAAGCATAAAAAAATTCCGCGCAAGACTTAGCATATGGCTGCCAAA AACTAACGCACTTCAAGAACGCAGCCGGAGGGGAAGGATTGTTTTGCCCGCCATTAAACTGAATCATTTCGCCAGTCACACAACATCTTACAACATCAAGAACCCGTCTGGAGAACTGTTCACTTACACGCCTAGTGGAAAG AGGGTGATGGTGTCAGGAGTCAAGTCATCATCTCAGCTCAGCACCAAGCAGCTGATAGAGTTACTGTTCTTCTCTCAGGCCATAGGGCACTGTAAGACCACCCCAACTCTGCAACATGGCTTCTTGGCGCAG GTTATGAGATACGCAGAGCAGAGAATACCCACGTTGAACGAGTATTGCGTGATTTGTGACGAGCGCCATGTTTTCCAGCACGGCCCCCTGTTAAAG CCTGCCGTCTGCTCCCGCGAACTGTGTGTCTTTTCCTTTCACGCCATGGGGACCGTGTGGGGGGCCACGGAAGAGGCGGCAACCGGCGCGGAG GTGGTCGACTTGCTGGTGACGATGTGCAGGGCAGCTCTGCAGTCGTCCCGCAAAAGCATCATCTTCGAGCCCTATCCGTCTGTCGTCGATCCCACAAACCCAAAAACGCTGGCCTTTTGTCCCAAG AGAAAGAGCTATGAGAGGCTAGAAAAAGCCTTGGATGCTGTTCTGCTGATTAGGAAGATGCCACAG GGTTCGTATTCTGAAATAAAGAAGCAGATGGATGCGATTGACCCTCTTGCTATTCCTTTGCTGCAATG GATTTTATCCAGCAACAGATCTCATATTGTCAAGCTTCCAGCAAACAGG CATCTGCCATTCATGCACACGCCTCACCAGTTCCTGCTCATCAGCAGCCCTCCATCCAAAGAGGCTCGTTTTCAAACTGCACGCAAACTCTACGGAAGCACCTTTGCGTTCCA TGGTTCCCACATTGAAAACTGGCATTCAATTTTAAGAAACGGACTTGTGAATGCCTCCAACACAAAGTTCCAG atCCACGGAGCTGCATACGGCAAAGGCATCTATTTAAGCCCCGTTTCAAGCATATCATTTGGATATTCTG ACATGGGCAAAGGACAACATCAGATACTCAGCAAAGAAGAACTCCTGAAGAAACACAATCGCATGAACATCATCCAAAAG GATCTCCCTGGCAGGTTTCTTCAAAGCAGAAATCTAAACTGTGTTGCACTTTGCGAGG TCATAACATCGAAGGACCTTAAAAAACACGGCAACATCTGGGTGTGCCCCGTGTCCGACCACGTGTGCACACGTTTCCTCTTTGT GTACGAAAACGGTTGCGTGGGAGACGTCCACATCAACACCCAGGAGGACGAAATCCTGAACCAAATTTTAGATGTCCTTGCAACTAAGGCCGGAAGAATGAATACCCCAAATGGTGGATAA